The Comamonas piscis region CACCTCTGCCGGGCTGTCGAGCTTCACATTCTTTTGTGCCAGCCCCGTGGCGCTGTGGCACAGCACGCAATGCTGGGCAAATACCTTGGCCACTTCGCCATAGGGCACCGCGCCGGCAGCAGGCTGGCTGACGGGTGCCGAGGCAGCCACGGCCGGCTTGGGGCCGGGCCGCAGCCAGGCGATCACGCCCAAAATCACCAGCACCCCTATCAGCGCATAAGGCCAGGGATGCTTGTTGCGCCCCAGCTTGTGGCCATGGCGCAGCACAAAAAACTGGCGAATAGCGGCGCCGGCGAACATCATGCCGATGAGCACCAGCCAGTTGTACTTCTGGTTGTAGAGCCAGCCATAGTGGTTGGACAGCATTGCAAACAGCACCGGCAAGGTGAAATAGGTGTTGTGTACGCTGCGCTGCTTGCCGCGCTTGCCGTAGATGGGATCGACCGGGTCGCCGTTCTTCAGTGCCCGCACAACGGTGCGCTGGCCAGGAATGATCCAGAAGAACACATTGGCGCTCATCGAGGTGGCCAGCATCGCGCCCATCAGCAAGAAGGCTGCTTGGCCCGGAAAGATATGGCAGGCCAGGTAAGCAGCGATGCAGACCAGCACCAGCACCAAAGCGCCCACGATCGCATCGCCATGCTTTTTAAAGCCAAATACGCGGCAGATGCCGTCATACAGCAGCCAGAAGACCGCCAGAAAGCTCAGCGCCGCGAACACCGCCAACGGCGCGCTCATCGCATTGGGATCGGCCGGGTTGACCAGGTAGATATTCGCATTCCACAGGTAGGACACGGTCAGCAGCGCGAAGCCTGACAGCCAGGTGGTGTAGCTCTCCCAGTAGAACCAGTGCAGGTGGTCGGGCAGCTTGGGCGGCGAGACATTGAACTTGACCGGGTGGTAGAAGCCGCCGCCATGCACCGCCCAGAGCTCGCCACTGACACCCTGCTTTTTCAGATCCTCGTCTTCCGGCGGGGTCAGGCTACTGTCAAGAAACACAAAATAGAAAGAGGAACCCACCCAGGCGATGGCTGTGATCACATGCAGCCAGCGCAACAACAGGTTCGCCCAATCGAGGATATAGCCTTCCATTGCTTTCATCCTTGGCAGCGTGGGGTCTGCCAGTGCGAGGGAGGGGGTACTGCCCCGCTCTCCTCATCAAACTGCCAAATCGCATTGGCAGCTTGTTGAACCTGCTCACCACGGCGGGCGATCTGAGCAGCAGACAGGCCGCAATCCACAGCCATCATTGTTGTGACCGGGGCACCGCTGCGACCTTTTGTAGACTTAAAGTGTATGCAATTTTTGCCGCCTGTTGGTCGGCAAAAAGCCGCAAGCCCCCTAGATAAAACCCTGATGCAACGCAGCAAACGTGCGTGCAGCGCGGCTCATCCCTGCAGATGCTGCAGCAACTGGGCAGCGACTGCAATCGCAATCACCTCGGGCGCCTTGCCCTGGATGCCCCGCACGCCAATCGGGCAAGTGATGCGGGCAAACTCCTCGTCGGCAAAACCCCGCTCCGCCAGCCGGTGCGCAAAGCTGGCGCGCTTGGTGGCGCTGCCGATCAGGCCGACCAGGTCCAGATCGCCATGGCTGCGCTGGCGTTGCAGGCAGGCCTGGGTGATCTGCAAGTCCTGCTGGTGGTCGTGGGTGAGGATAAACACGCTGCTGCCTGGCGCCAGGTCTGCCACCGCCCTCTCGATGGGGTCGGAATACTCGGCCTGTACATTGGCAGGCAGCGTGGTTGGGAACAGCGCCTCGCGGCTGTCCACCCAAGTGATCTGCAGTGGCAGGTGGCTCAGCACCTGCACCAGCGCTGCGCCCACATGGCCCGCGCCAAAGACGGCCACGGGGCTGCAGTGCGGCGCCAAGCGCTGCGCCAGTGGTTCGCAGTCGGCCTGTGTCACCCGCTGAAAACGCAGATGCACCACACCGCCGCAGCACTGGCCCAAACGGGGGCCCAGCGCAAAGCGCTCGCTCACCGCGTCGCCGCCACTGGCCAACAGATCGCGGGCCTTGTTGGCGGCCTCCCACTCCAGGTGGCCACCGCCAATCGTGCTCAGCTGGTCCTGCGCAAATACGGCCATCCAGGCACCGGCATCGCGTGGTGCCGATCCCTGTGTAGACTCCACCTGCACCAGGCAGGCATCCTGTGTCGCCAGGCGACCCAATAATTGCTGCAGTACGGGCATGCCTTGTTCCAAGATCAAAATCGGCCTGCCATACTGCAAAGCCGCAATAGACGGATTTGTACCATGAGCGATCGACCTTCCCCCTCTCTGCTGTCACGACTTTGGCATACGCTTTTTCGTATACCGCAGCAGTCGCCAAAGCCCGCTCAGGCGGCAACAGGCGGGCCAGCGAAGGCGCCCAAGGCTTCCGAGCAGGACGATAACCCGGACAGCTATCTCTCCGTCCTCACGGAATTCCCCGGCATGCACAAGTCTCCGTGGTCCTCTGATGCGGATGGGCAAGACTCCGTCCTCAACCCGGTCGCCGACGAGGCCTACCGCAAGCGTTGCGCCCAGCACCTCTATGACCGGTATCCCGAGCGGATCTATACCGGCATGCTGCCGCCCATGCTCTATGCCATCGGCGTGCTGGAGGTTTTGCTCGACGAAGACGGCCATATCCAGGACATGAACTGGATGCGCGAGCCTGCCCAGGCGCCAGAAGTACCGCCGCTGATCGAGGCGCTGGTCCAGGCCGCCGCGCCCTTCCCCGCCCCCCAGCATCTGCGCCATGGCGAAGTGATGGTCTCCTATACCGAGACCTGGCTCTGGGATGCGTCCGGCCAGTTCCAGCTGCACACCTTGAGCGAAGGCCAGCAGTAAGGCGGGCATCGCTCAAACACAAAATACAAGCGCAAAAAAACCGGCCTGCTGACCGGTTTCTGCTTTGCATGCGCTGCGCGCGCTGCTTTATTCCTTGATTTTGGTGATCTTGGCACCTTGCAAGGACACACCCGCTTCCAGACCGGCATTGTTCAGCACAAAGCTGGTCACCGGCGCTTGGGCCGAGGTGGTATCGATGCTGCCATTGGCACCCACGCGGCCAGCAGCCACGGTGGCATCGGCACCTACCGACCAGCCATTGCTGTCACGGAACTTGGCCAGTGCTTCAGGTGTGTTGAACACATAGATCACCGCCTTGGACTGGCCACCTGCCTGCCAGCCGATCGATGCGCCGGTGGTGCTGTAGTAGCTGTCGCTGCGCTTGCCCACGCGCAGCACGCCACGGCCGTGTTCCACACCAATCACAAAGCTGCCACCGATAACGGATGGGAACACCAGCACGCCCTTGGAGCGGGCCACCAGGTCCTTGGAGCCAGGAGCGGTCTGGTACAGGCGCTCCAGCGCGGCGTTGGCACGGGCGTCGACCGACGTCTCATCCGCGCGCGGCGCATTGCTGGTTTCAGGTTTGGTCACCGTGCAGGCTGCCATCGACAGAGCACCAGCCACCACGGCAGCGGCGACACCGAGAGTGCGCATAGAAAAACGTTGCATACCAACTCCTTTGAAATTTACTGTTATTTCGATCAGGTTGGCACCGCCGTAGGGACTGCGGTGCACCTAAGAGCAAATAGTAGCCACACCTGGTGACCGTGGAAGCTTGCAGATACAACTAGCGGCGTCGGCCTACAGCTTGGGCGATGCGTGCTTGAGACAGGTCAAGGGCCTGCAGACGAACCCAGACGCATAAGCCAATAGATGCCGTGTACATCCCTCGAGCATCATCTTCGCGAACCTGCGTTAGCTGGGTTTGAAGCCACAGAAATCCGGCAGATTCGCTCCTATCAAAATTATTTATTTGGTAGTTATGAACTATCATTTTTCAATTTTTGATAGGAGTTCGCATGTCCGGAAAGCCAGCAGCCCGCATCGATGACAAAGTCAAATACGCACGGATCGTCAACTTTGAGCGCGACGCGCTGCACCGAGAGATCCACCGCCAGGTCCTCACCGACATCAAGAACCTAACACCCGGCGAGACCACCGCCAAACCCCTCTACCGCAAGCTCGGCTGGGACGCAGCCGGGCGTATGGAAACGATGCAGTGGATGGGCCTGGAGCAAGGCAGTGCGCTGGATGACATGCTGTCCATTCCTGGTGCAGCCCAAGGCGGTGCTACTACCACCCGCGTCCCACAAACCCTGCTAGGCGCCATGAGCGCCCGGCAGTACTACTACGACAGCCTAGGGCAAATGGTCGGCATGCGTAGCCACGCCGGCATCAGCCGCTTTGCCTACGATGCAGCAGGGCGGCTCACAGGCGCCCACACGCCGCATGCCGGATCCCAGCGCTGGCAGTTCGACCCCGCAGGCAACCGCCTGCCCATCGCCGGCCCCGATACAAAGCCTGTCACCCCAGACGCCATCACCGGCCACCTCAACGAAACCGACCGCCTGCGCGCCCAGCAACGCGCCGCCGCACAAGCCAATCCCATCACCAAAGAGCAGCTGCTGCGCAGCGACTTTCATCCCCTCCAAGCGGACCCTGACCCCAGCAGCAACCAGCCCCTACACACCAGCAAACGCTGGGCCGGCAACCGCGTGGCCTATTACGAAAACCAGGAAGACGCGAGCAGCCAAGGCGCAAAAATCCATTACCAATACGACAGCCGAGGCAACCGCACCCAAAGCTTGGACGAAGCCACGGGCCGCAAGCTAGAGCTGACGTATGACAGTGGCAATCAGCTGGTGCAGGTAGTCATCTCAGAAAAGGAGCAACAAACCGCCCAGCAGTATCGCTATGACGCCTTTGGACGGCGACTAGTCAAATACAACATACCGGCCAACTCAGCAGCGGGCGATTTAGGCGAAACAGCCTACTTTGGATGGGATGGAGACCGCTTGATCCACACCGAACGGTACAACGGCGCGAACGTGAGAGACCGCGATGGCGCAGCCCAACCCGAAATCATCCACACCATCTACGAGCCTGGGTCGTTTACTCCGCTCATCCAGCTGCGAAGAGCCAGCAAAGCCGAACCAGACCTGGGCGATGCACTGTTAGCCAATACGTCACCCGGCGTGGTGCAAGACGCGCTGCGCAGTGCTCTTGCCGATATCAAAGCGCTCAACGCCTCCCTGCCCCAGAACATCGCCTATCTCTCCATGTCCAAGGATGTGCAGGCATTTATGCGCGAGCAGCTGCAGGACTACGAGCAAACGGTGAGCGCCCAACGCAAAGAGGCCGCAGAAAAAGTCGAGATCCGCCACTACCTCTGCGACCACCTGGGAACGCCCAACGCCTTGATCCGGGAGGACAGCCGGCTGGACTGGGCGGTCCAATTGGATGCCTGGGGGAATGTGCGAGCGGAGCATAACCCGGGCGACCTGTACCAGCCGATTCGGCTGCCGGGGCAGCATGCGGATGGGGTGACCGGGCTTTATTACAACCGGCATCGGTATTATGATTCTGGTGTAGGCTGGTACATTAGCCAAGATCCTATTGGGTTAATGGGTGGAATAAACATTAATATCTATCCTGCCGACCCCACGACTTGGGCCGATCCATTGGGATTAGTTCCGATATACAGAGAGGGAGGCATCCGTGTTGAAGCATATTTAGGGCCGCAAGCGGGCGGACTGGAACATGCACGTCACGGCCCCGGCGCACAATACCATGTTCATGTTTATGATGAAAAAGGTAACTATGTAAGAATGGGAACTGAGAACTGGACCCCGCTTACAAAAGAAGACGAGGAGAAAATGAAGAAAAATAAAAAGATCCGTGATTTTTGCAAATCATTATCTTCGGGCGAACAGAAACTTCTTGATCGGGCAAATCGCCAAGTGTTTCATAGAGGGCATCCAACCATCAACCAGTCAATGAGACTTGGCAACATGTCGGGTGCCAGAGCTGCCGGAAGATTTGGAATAGTTCCACCAGTAATTCGCGGAGGAGGCCAGTAATGAAGCATATAGAACCCATTGAGTTAGATATGGCATACAAGGCATATAACGAGCAAGGCGACGTAGAGCTGGCAATATCACTGTATGAAATTGCAGCAAGAAAAAATAGCATTGAAGCAATGGAAGCTTTGATAGATATTTACTTAAACAAAGGAATGATGAAAAGTGGCCGTACATGGATAGAAAAAATTATCCAAGAGGCCGAAAATGGCAAACCAGACTTTCAGCTTGCGTTAGCAAAACTGCACCTATCAAAAAATATTCCAAATGCAAGCAATCAAATAGCCTTTGATTTCTTACTAAGAGCAGCAAATAATTGCAATTCTGATGCTCAATATATATTAGCCGACTTGTACTGCTCTGGTCTACACCAGATAGAAAGGTCAACAGATAGAGCTGGCTACTGGCTCCGAAGAGCATATAAAAACAGACATCCTGCCGCCATCTATGACATCGCATGTTTCCATCTGCATAAAAATAATAAAAAAGAGAAAGCAGTGTGCTTATTAAAAAAATCTTCTGATTTGGGTTTTGATCAAGCTACGGACGCGTTAAATACCCAAGATATTTGGCCGGAATGACGACTTTCTATAATCCGAAATTTTGATTTCACACGCTCAGTTTTGTTGCATTTCTATTTATGGATAGTCGGCTGGACTGCACGGTGCAACTTGACGTTTGGGGGAATGTACGGGCGGAGCACAACCCGGGTGACTTGTACCAGCAGATTCGTTTGCCGGGGCAGCATGCGGATGGGGATACGGGACTTTGTTACGACCGATATCGATACCATAATTCGGGGCATGGATGCTATACAAATGAAACTTCGATTATTTTTTTGGAGGAATTAATACATATGTATATTCCTCAAGTGTCCTCTTGGTATTAGCAATCCATCGAGGCTTGCTGGCTGCCTGTTGTATTTCCCTGATTATTCAATTGATGTAGACAATGAAGTTTCACTAAATTTTGAGGGCGGGCATAGTGGGCTTTTGAGTTACAATGCAAATGGTACAACACAGTATTATGAATTTAACAGACACAACCCAAATAATATTCATATAGTGGGACATAAAAGACCCAGAAATGAAGGGAACGTTAGACGCATTCCAGTCCCATAATTTAGTTATGGACTCAGGGACGGGCCAGCCCACAGCTGCATCATTAAAGAAACTGAAAAAATCACTCTCGAACCGAGCAGGAAAGCAGACCAGAGCAAAATTGACCTGCGATCACAGTGCGGATGAGAAAAAATTAATGGCTATGCAAATAATCTGGCATAAGATCAAAGTCGCTCCCCATATAGCTTAAAGCTAAGCCCTCAAATCAATGTAGAGATTTAGCCAGACGTGCATTAGGAGCCGAAAAAGATGAGTAAATTTAATCGATGGAAAATTTCTTCGATTGTTTTAGGGGCATGTTGCTTCTCAATGATTTATAAAGGATTTGATGATGGCATCACACTTACCTACATGAAAGCAAGTATGGAGAGTACAACAATGCATGCAGAATTAATTAGAGACTTGATTGAGCATGAATGGATGGGATTAAGCAAAGAGGAAGTTATATCGCGCTTGAAT contains the following coding sequences:
- a CDS encoding RHS repeat-associated core domain-containing protein encodes the protein MSGKPAARIDDKVKYARIVNFERDALHREIHRQVLTDIKNLTPGETTAKPLYRKLGWDAAGRMETMQWMGLEQGSALDDMLSIPGAAQGGATTTRVPQTLLGAMSARQYYYDSLGQMVGMRSHAGISRFAYDAAGRLTGAHTPHAGSQRWQFDPAGNRLPIAGPDTKPVTPDAITGHLNETDRLRAQQRAAAQANPITKEQLLRSDFHPLQADPDPSSNQPLHTSKRWAGNRVAYYENQEDASSQGAKIHYQYDSRGNRTQSLDEATGRKLELTYDSGNQLVQVVISEKEQQTAQQYRYDAFGRRLVKYNIPANSAAGDLGETAYFGWDGDRLIHTERYNGANVRDRDGAAQPEIIHTIYEPGSFTPLIQLRRASKAEPDLGDALLANTSPGVVQDALRSALADIKALNASLPQNIAYLSMSKDVQAFMREQLQDYEQTVSAQRKEAAEKVEIRHYLCDHLGTPNALIREDSRLDWAVQLDAWGNVRAEHNPGDLYQPIRLPGQHADGVTGLYYNRHRYYDSGVGWYISQDPIGLMGGININIYPADPTTWADPLGLVPIYREGGIRVEAYLGPQAGGLEHARHGPGAQYHVHVYDEKGNYVRMGTENWTPLTKEDEEKMKKNKKIRDFCKSLSSGEQKLLDRANRQVFHRGHPTINQSMRLGNMSGARAAGRFGIVPPVIRGGGQ
- a CDS encoding tetratricopeptide repeat protein, which codes for MKHIEPIELDMAYKAYNEQGDVELAISLYEIAARKNSIEAMEALIDIYLNKGMMKSGRTWIEKIIQEAENGKPDFQLALAKLHLSKNIPNASNQIAFDFLLRAANNCNSDAQYILADLYCSGLHQIERSTDRAGYWLRRAYKNRHPAAIYDIACFHLHKNNKKEKAVCLLKKSSDLGFDQATDALNTQDIWPE
- a CDS encoding Imm58 family immunity protein encodes the protein MSKFNRWKISSIVLGACCFSMIYKGFDDGITLTYMKASMESTTMHAELIRDLIEHEWMGLSKEEVISRLNAYAESRPSEIVVIKKNLKKMQFIMTLINFASLMGN
- the xdhC gene encoding xanthine dehydrogenase accessory protein XdhC, which gives rise to MPVLQQLLGRLATQDACLVQVESTQGSAPRDAGAWMAVFAQDQLSTIGGGHLEWEAANKARDLLASGGDAVSERFALGPRLGQCCGGVVHLRFQRVTQADCEPLAQRLAPHCSPVAVFGAGHVGAALVQVLSHLPLQITWVDSREALFPTTLPANVQAEYSDPIERAVADLAPGSSVFILTHDHQQDLQITQACLQRQRSHGDLDLVGLIGSATKRASFAHRLAERGFADEEFARITCPIGVRGIQGKAPEVIAIAVAAQLLQHLQG
- a CDS encoding urate hydroxylase PuuD — its product is MEGYILDWANLLLRWLHVITAIAWVGSSFYFVFLDSSLTPPEDEDLKKQGVSGELWAVHGGGFYHPVKFNVSPPKLPDHLHWFYWESYTTWLSGFALLTVSYLWNANIYLVNPADPNAMSAPLAVFAALSFLAVFWLLYDGICRVFGFKKHGDAIVGALVLVLVCIAAYLACHIFPGQAAFLLMGAMLATSMSANVFFWIIPGQRTVVRALKNGDPVDPIYGKRGKQRSVHNTYFTLPVLFAMLSNHYGWLYNQKYNWLVLIGMMFAGAAIRQFFVLRHGHKLGRNKHPWPYALIGVLVILGVIAWLRPGPKPAVAASAPVSQPAAGAVPYGEVAKVFAQHCVLCHSATGLAQKNVKLDSPAEVAQHTQQIYQQVVVLRKMPFGNPDGLSADERDLVKRWFESGASTAP
- a CDS encoding YSC84-related protein, giving the protein MQRFSMRTLGVAAAVVAGALSMAACTVTKPETSNAPRADETSVDARANAALERLYQTAPGSKDLVARSKGVLVFPSVIGGSFVIGVEHGRGVLRVGKRSDSYYSTTGASIGWQAGGQSKAVIYVFNTPEALAKFRDSNGWSVGADATVAAGRVGANGSIDTTSAQAPVTSFVLNNAGLEAGVSLQGAKITKIKE